The genomic interval CGGGCACGTGCTCTACTTCATGATCGGCGCGTACGTCACGGTCGTCGTGGCGATGCCGTCCGGCGCGGCCGACTACGCCGGCATCGGCGGGTTCGCGCTCCCCGAACTCCTGTCCGCGCTCCCGCTCGGCGGCCTGCTCGGCTGGCTGGTCGCCATCGCGGTCGCGATGGTCGCCGCCGCCCTCCTCTCGCTTCTGGTGGGCGTGCCGACACTGCGGTTGCGCGAGGACTACCTCGCCATCACCGCGCTCGGCGTCGCGACCATCCTGCACTCGGTCGTGAACGACGAGGAGTGGCTGTTCAACGGGCCGTTCGGCGTGCGCGAGGTCTACCAGCCATTGAGCGGCGTGTTCCCGCTCTCGCTCGGCGGGTTCGCCCTGAACCTCGTCGTGTTCGGTCTGCCGTCCGTGCTCGCGCTCGGGTACGTCGCGTACCGGGTCGCGCGGTACGTCCGCCCCATCTCGCGGGACGCCGCCCTGCTCACGGTCGCGGGCGTCGTCCTCACCATCGCCGGGTTCGGCGTCACCACGCTCGGCGGCGCGCCGCTCGTCGCCGCCGGCGCGGCGGTCATCGCGGCCGGCGTGTACGTCGTCGCGCGCGGCGTCCGCACCGCCGGCGGGTTCGGCCGGCCGCTCGCGCTGTTCGCCGCGCTCGTGTTCGCACTCTGGTACTTCGTCTTCCCCGCCGTCACGGACAGCCCCGCCGCCGTCGTCGTGAACCTCGTCTGGCTGTTCGACCCGACCACGGGCGCGAACGGCGCGGTCACGTACAGTCGGTTCGTCCTCCTGCTCACGGGCGCGTTCGTCCTGCTCGCCTACCTCTGGTGCGAACGCACCGTGAACAGCCCGTACGGCCGCGTCCTCCGCGCGATTCGCGAGGACGAGGACGTGCCGGAGGCGCTCGGGAAACCGACGTTCAAGTACAAGGTGCACAGCATGATGTTCGGGTCCGCGCTCGCCGCCGCCGCCGGCGGCCTCTGGGCGACCCACATCGGCTTCATCGACCCCGGGCAGTTCACGTCCTCCATCACGTTCTTCGCGTTCACCGCCGTCATCATCGGCGGCACCGCGAACAACAAGGGCGTCATCCTCGGCACCGCCGTGTTCTGGACGCTCCGCACCGGCACGCGGTTCCTCGACGACTACTTCCCCGCGGAGTACGCGACCCAGCTCGCCGCGCTCCGCGTGATGCTCATCGGCACCCTCCTCATCGTCATCCTCTACTACCGCTCGGAGGGCCTGCTCGGCGAGCAGACCTACGACACCGGCATCGGCCTGGGAGGTGAGTCGAGTGACTGACCCGATTCTCTCCGTGGACGGCGTCGAGAAGCGCTTCGGCGGCATCACCGCGCTCGACGGCGCGTCCTTCGACGTCGAGCCGGGAATCACGGGCCTCATCGGGCCGAACGGCGCTGGGAAGTCCACGATGTTCAACGTGATAACGGGCTTCCTCTCCCCGGACGCGGGCACCGTCGAGTTCCGCGGGAACGACATCACGGGACTGCGGCCGTCCGCCGTCGCGGAGCGCGGTCTCGTGCGGACGTTCCAGATTCCGCACGAACTCCCCGAGATGACGGTGCGGGAGAACCTCGCGCTCGCGCCGCGCGACCAGCGCGGCGAGGGCTTGTTCACCACGTGGACGCGCGGCGACGGCTACGCCCGGGACGAACGCAACGCCCAGCGCCGCGCCGTCGAGATGGCGGAACGCTTCGACATCGACCACGTGCTCGACACGCCCGCCGGCGAACTCTCCGGCGGCCAACGCAAACTCCTCGAACTCGCCCGCGCGCTCCTCACCGACCCCGACCTCGTCCTCCTCGACGAACCGCTCGCGGGCGTCAACCCCACGCTGGAGAACCGCATCCTCGACCACCTCCAAGACCTCGAATCGGAGGGGTACTCCTTCCTCTTCATCGAACACGACATCGACGTCATCATGGAACACTGCCAGGAAGTCATCGTCATGCATCAGGGCCGCGTCCTCACCGCCGGCGACCCCGAGGACGTCCGGTCCGACGACCGCGTCATCGACGCCTACCTCGGCGGCGACGCCGACGACGGAGGTGACGGCGAATGAGCCCGCTCCTCGAACTCGACGGACTGGACGCGGGCTACGGCGACCTCCAGGTGCTCTCCGGCGTCGATCTCCACGTCGAGGACGGCGAGTACGTCACCATCGTCGGCCCGAACGGCGCGGGGAAATCCACCGCGATGAAATCCGTGTTCGGCCTCACCACCCACATGGGCGGGTCGATACGGTTCCGCGACGAGAACGTCCACACCGCCGACACCGCCGACCTCATCGACCGCGGCATCACCTACGTCCCCCAGTCCGACAACATCTTCACGAGCCTCACCGTCCGCGAAAACCTCGAAATGGGCGTCTACGTCGAAGACACCGTCCCCGAGAACGTCCTCGACGAGGTCTTCGACCACTTCCCCATCCTCGAAGAACGCCAACAGCAACGCGCCGGCACCATGTCCGGCGGGCAACGCCAGATGCTCGCCATGGGCTGCGCGCTCATGGCCGACCCCGACCTCCTCCTCCTCGACGAACCGTCCGCGGGCCTCGCGCCCGACCTCGTCCAGGAGATGTTCGACCGCATCGACGACATCAACCAGGCAGGCACAGCCATCCTCATGGTCGAACAGAACGCCAAAGCCGCCCTCCGCCGCTGCGACCGCGGCTACGTCCTCGTCAACGGAGAAAACGCCTACGACGGCCCCGGAAGAACGCTCCTCGACGACCCCGAAGTCCGCCAACGCTTCCTCGGCGGCTAACGGAACCACTCGCTTTCTCGATTTCCACAAAAACACGACCCCAAAGCTACAGCTTTGGGTTGTTCCTCACAGAGAGCCTAGGCCGGAATTATGAACAGCGTCAGACTCCCTCCGGTCGTCTGACTGGCTCAAATTCCGAGACGGCTCGCGTTCGTCACGGATGCGAAGCCAACGGCTTCGGAGTATAGTTCAGAGAGAGCCTAGGCCGGAATTTGAATCCGGGGTCTCGTCCTTACCAAGGACGCGCTTTACCGCTAAGCTACCCAGGCAAGCACTCTCTGGTAGTCGGGTTTCATCTAAAAGGGCTTCGATTACGGGTCGGTGGCGGACCGGGGTTTGGCGGTGTCGTCGGCGCGGGGAGTGCTGACGCGCTGGAGGACGTCCTCGATGGTGTCGGGGAGGAGGTCGTCGGCGGACGCGAGCGGGGGTGGGCTGTTGGAGCGCGCGAGGCCGATGGCGTACCGGCGGAGGTCGAGGGGGGTGTCGTTGCCGGTGGCGGTCGCGCCGGCGACGACGCCGAGTTCGAACACGGTGGTTTCGAGGGTGCGGGCGTCGCTCGCGCGGTCGTGCTGGCGGTCGGTTTCGTGGCGGCCGAACTCCTGGACGGTGGCGACGGCGTCGCCCGCGGCTTCGGTGTGCGCGAGGAGGCGGAAGCCGCGCGCGACGAGCACGTCCGCGGCGAGCACGTCGAGGTCGGCTGGGAGGTCGGTGTCGGGGCTGGCGTGCTCCCAGGGTTCGGTTTCGACGAGGTGGCGGGTGAGTCGGAGGCCCTCGTAGATGAGTTGAACGCCGGCGGCGCGTTCGGCGACGGCGTCGTCGTCGGTGGGGCCGGTGAGCGCGTCCGCGCTCAACACGGTGAGCGCGCCCGGAACCATGGACGCGTCGCTGAGGAGGTCGTCGATGACGTTCCGGAGGTCGCGCGGGGTGATGTCCCCGACCGCGTCCCGGGCGGCGATACGCGCCACTTCGGCCTCGTCCATCGCCCGAAAGAAGGGGTGCGAGCGGCAAAGACCTTTGGAAACGAACCCCCAGCGGGCGGGCGAGGCGCGACGCGAGCGGTAGTTCCTTGGGCTGGCTGTTCCGATGACGTGTATGCTCTCGATTCGTGACGAGGCGCGGGTGCGGGTGGTGACGCTCGACCGGCCGGAGCGGCGGAACGCGCTCACGCCCGACGGGTTGGACGCGCTCGCGGACGCGGTGCGGGACGCCGCACAGCCCGTGGTGTACGTGCACGGCGCGGGGTCGGCGTTCTGCGCTGGCGCGGACCTCGATGTCGTGCGAGACCTGACGGGGGACTCTGCGCCCGATTTCGCGGCGCGCGGGCAGGACGCGCTGAACGCGGTGGAGGACGCGGAGTCGGCGGTTGTGGCGGGCGTGGACGGCGCGGCGCGGGGCGGCGGCGTGGAGCTCGCGCTCGCGTGCGACGTGCGGGTGGCGACGCCGGACGCGACGTTCGCGGAACCCGGCGTCTCGATGGGTATCTTCGGCGCGTGGGGCGGCACCCGCCGCCTCCCCCGGGCTGTCGGGGACGCGCACGCGCTCGACCTCTCGCTCTCCGGGCGCACCGTGGACGCCGAGACCGCGCGCGAGATGGGGCTCGTCTCCCGCGTCACCGACACGCCCCGAGCGGTCGCGGACGAACTCGCCCGCAACGACCCGGACGCGCTCCACTACCTCAAGCGACTCCTCCGAGAACAGTACGACCGCGACGAACAGGACGCGAGAGAACGGGAGGCGTTCGGCGCGCTCCTCGAAGACGGCCTATAGCGGCTCCGGCGCGGGCGGCATCGCGCGTTTGTGCGCGCTCGCCTCGGAGAGGTCGCGCACCGTCTCCACCACCTTCTCGTCGATGTCGAGGTTTCGCGCAGTCGCGGTCGTCGAGAGGTCGCCGTCGATGTGGAGCGCGAGCACCGCGTCGAGCGTGTCGTACCCGACGCCCATCTCCTCCTCGTCCGTCTGGTCTTCCCAGAGTTCCGCCGTCGGCGTCTTCTCCACGAGGTCGTCGGGCACGCCGAGCGCGCTCGCGAGCTGGCGGACCTGTTGCTTGTAGAGGTTCCCGATGGGGTTGCAGTCCACCGCCTGGTCGCCGTATTTCGTGAAGTACCCGACCATCGCCTCCGCGCGGTTCCCCGTCCCGAGCACGACCCGGGACTCGTGGTTCGCGACCATGTAGTTCAGCACGCCGCGCACCCGCGCGCGAGCGTTCCCGACCGCGAGCTGGTCGGCTTCGGCTTCCGGATACACGTCCGTCAGCACGTCCACCACGGGGTCGATTTCGATGACGTCGTACTCGATTCCGAGCATCTGGGCGACGCGCTCCGCGTCGCTCATGTTCTCCTCGCTCGACACCGACGCCGGCATCACCAGGCCGTGCACGGCGTCCGCGCCCAGTTCTTCGACGGCCAGGTGGCCGACCGTCGTGCTGTCGATACCGCCGGAGAGCCCGAGCACGACGCCGTCGGCGTTCGCTGCGGCCACCGTCTCTGCGATGAACGACTCGATGTGCTCGCGACGCTCCTGTAACTCCGCCTCCGAGAACCGCAAGTCCATCGGCTCGATAACGTCCTCAACCATACCCACTCTTTCCCTGCGCCCGACAAAAAGCCACTCGCCACCCGCGGAATCGTGGACGGCCGTCCACTTCGAGCCGGACGAACCGCGGAGAACGCGACACCCCCGAAGTTCTCCGACCACCACCGACCAGTCGCTACCCGAGAGAACCGCGTGAGAACTGCGCTGGCCGGGAATTGAACCCGGGCTATGAGCTTGGGAAGCTCATGTCCTACCACTAGACCACCAGCGCGCGCTTCTGAATTGCCGACTCCGGCACTTGAACGTAGCGCTTCACGCTTCCCTGCGGCGGTAGGCGAAGAAGGAGTAGGCGACGGTGTAGGCGGCGGCGAGCAGGGTGGGGGCGAGCGCGAACACGAGGGCGTAGTCGGAGAAGAGGAGGCCGCCGAGCGCGAGGACGGCGGCGAGTTTGAACGCGAGCGCGCCGCGTTCGTGGGTTTCCCGCCAGACGGTGTCGTCGCTGAGCGTCCACGGGGTGCGGATGCCGACGAACCAGTTCGGTTTCGCGCGTTCGAGGAGGACGCCGCAGGCGTAGAGGAGGCCGGCGAGCGCGGGCGCGAGCGCCTGCCCGATCGGAATCGCGTAGTCGAGGTTCCACGCGAGCACGAGCACGTGGACGTACGCGAGGAAGCCCGCGGTGCCGGCGACGAACCACTCGTAGACGCCGCGGAACGCCTCGTAGTGCCGCTTCCGGGGGTCGATTCGGGGTGCGACGAGCATCAGGGCGACGACGAAGACGGTGAGCGCGGGGAGGAAGAACGCGCCCGCGAACCGGGACATCGTGCCGTCCACGCCGCCGCTCGCGTTCCAGTGCGTCGCCATCCGCGCGGGGAGGTCGGGGTAGGCGAGCGCGCTCGCGGCGAACCCCGCGAGCGCGAACGCGAGGGTGAGCGCTCGCTGACGCCGGTACTGCATACGCCTCCCTGGAACGCCCGGCACCGTCACGCTTTCGCCGGTCGCCCGCGCACTCCCGGTGTGCCCGCCCTCGACACCGACGCCGCCCGGGACGCCGTCCGCGAGCGCGACGCCCTCCTCGACGCCATCGGCGAGTGCGCGGACGCCGTCGCCGCGACCTGGGACGCCGACGCCGTCGCGGACAGCGACCGCCTCACGCCCGTCCTCCGCCGCGCGCTCGACGACGCCGGCGTGCTCGACGCCCTCCCCGCCGTCCTCCAGGAAGCCGTGGACGCCGCCGGCGGCAGTCTCGACGCGCCGCCGGTCGCCGCGCCGCCCTACGTCGTCGTCACCAGCCGCGGCCCCCTCCTCCGCGCCACCCTCGACGACACCCGCCTCCTCGTCTACATCGACTGCTTCACCCTCACCGAGAACACGTACCGCCGCCGCGACGGCGTCACCGTCACCGTCGAAACCGCCTGACCGGCCTTGTTCGGACGCAGCCGTGCGGTCGCGCCCAACGCGTCCGCTTCGACGGCTCGCGAACAGGTCTCACCGGAAGAAAACAGCGCGGCACGCCGTACCGTCGAGCGCGTTCAGTAGTGTTCGTCGAGGTACTCCACGATGTCGTCGCTCTCGTAGATGGTTTCCTCGCGGGCGGTGTCCACGAGGTAGGGAATCTGGTCTTCGCCGCCGTCCTTCAGTTCCTCGTAGGTGGTCTCGTTGGTCACGTCGCCGCCCATACCGCCGGGGAGGCGGGGGTTGTGGGTGACGTAGGAGACGCCGAGTTCGCTGAGCTTCTCGCGGACTTTCGCGCAGTGCGGACAGCCTTCGGACTGGTAGAGTTCGAGCACACCACTCGGTTTTCGCGCGAGCGAGGTAAGCGTTAGCGAACCGGCGGATAGGCGTCTCGGTCTACCCACTCCCGGAGCGCGCTCGCGCCCTCGTCGTCGAAGCGGAGCGGGCGTCGCCACCACGGCCCCTTCCCCGAGTCGTCCGAGTACTCGGTGACGACGCGGTTCGCGTCGATGCCGCGCTCGCCACTCAACGGCACGGCGGTGTCGTACAGTCGGCTCTCCGAACTGCCCTCGACGAGGACGGCGGCGTCGAACTCCTCGCGGGCGAGGTGGGCGTTCCACGGGAACTCCCCGTCCGCGGGCTTCTCGGTGAGTGGGTCGCGGGCGAGCGTGAACTCCCCGACGAGGTACGCGCCCCAGTCGGGCGTCACCCAGGCGTCCGGATGGTCGCCGTGGCTGGTGAGGGTGGCGTAGAAGTAGAGGCGGTCGCCCGCCCGGAGGTCGCTGATGGGGCGGGCTTTCACGCCGTGCGGGTCGCCGTACGTGTACGCGTCACAGCACGCGTACTCGGCGAACGTGGGGTCGAGGTGGACGGGCGTGTCGTCGGGCGTGTCGATGTCGAGTTCGAGGTCGCCGTACGTCGGCACGCGCTCGCGCGTCGGCTCCGCCTCGGGGATGGGGACGTACTCGAACCCGCCGTCCTCGTGTATCGGGCCTCGAAAACCGGGCTGGTTCGTGTTCGCGGCGACGTTGATGGCGAGCGCGCGCATCTAGATGTCGCGCTGGAACTCGTCGAACCCCTCGAAGTCGTCGGGGAGCGTGTAGGGGATGCGGCGGCTCTCGCGGTCGCCCGCGGCGTCCTCGGCGTCCTCGACGGGCACCGCCTCGTCCTCGAACCCGGGCTTGACGCGGACGGAGCGCGCGGGCATCCCGACGGCGACGTGGTGCGCGGGCACGTCCTCCTGGACGACCGCCCGGGAGCCGACGAGGCTGTTCTCGCCGACGGTGACGCCGGCGCGGACGAGCGCGCCCTGCGTCACGCGCGCGTCGTCCTCGATGGTCGTGTGGTAGTTCGTGACCTCGGTCTGGTCGACGACGTCGTGGTCGTGCGTGTAGACGTGCGCGCCGTCGCTGAGGCTCACGCGGTCGCCGACGGTGAGTTCGCCGCGGTCGTCGAGGTGCACGTCGTCGTGGATGACGACGTTGTCCCCGAGTTCGATGTTGTGGCCGTACGTCATCGACACGCCCTTGAAGATGCGCAGGCCCTCGCCGGCGTCCGCGAACAGGTGGCGGGCGAGCATCTGCCGGAACTCCAGCGCGAAGTCCACGTTGTCCGCGACGGGCGTGTTGTCGAACTGCCGCCACAGCCACTGCAGGGGCTTCGACTCCGCGAACGCGTCTTCGTCCTTCTCCGCGTAGTACTCGGACTCCAGGGTGGCGTTCCGCGGGTCGTAGGACTGCAGGCGCGCTTCCTCGATGCTCGACACCGTGTTCCCGTTCTGCCAGGCCTCGTAGGCCTCCCGGTCGCCGTTCAAGTCCACGAGCACGTCCTCGACGACCTCGTAGGTGTCCTCCGTCGAGAGACGGTCGTCCACCGCTCCCACGAAGTCGCGGAGCGCTGTCTCCGCGTCGTCGGGGAGGGAGACGTGGCGTTTCGTCATACCTCGACGGTCGTGTGGGACGTTGATAGGGGTTTCCGTCCCGACGCCGCGTGCCGTTACTCGCCCGCCTCGTCGAGTTTCTCCACCAGTCGCTGGACGAACGGACTCACGCGCGTGTCCACGGACGCGACGAACCCGCCGCCGTCCGGCCCGCGCGCGCAGTGAATCAGGGACACGCTCCCGAACACTCGAATCGAGAAGTGGAGCGGACCGTCGTTCGGCAGGTGTTCGTGCCAGGTCGAGTCGGTCGCCTCGAACGCGGCGTCCTCCACGAGCGCCGCGGCCGCCCGTTCGCGCTCCGCGTCGCTGTACCGCTCGCGCACGTCCTCGCGGACTTGGAGCGTCTCGTGGTCGAGGCGGCCGTCCACGAGCTCGTAGTGGATGACGGTTCGGAACGCGTCGGGGTACGCGTCCTCGACGGCCGCGACGAACGCCGCCGTCGCCTCCTGGTTCATACCCGGGAGTGTTCCGCCCGTCGGATATGTCTGCGGGCCGCCCGCTCGTTCCCGCGTCGTGGGAGGAACCGCACCCGCTAAGTGTCCGCCCACAGTACGCTCACCCATGCAGTACCGTGAACTCGGTAACTCCGGTGTCGAGGTGAGCGAGGTCGGGTTCGGCGCGTGGGTCGTCGGCACCGACTGGTGGGGTGACCGCGACGAG from Salarchaeum japonicum carries:
- a CDS encoding DUF7114 family protein, which encodes MDEAEVARIAARDAVGDITPRDLRNVIDDLLSDASMVPGALTVLSADALTGPTDDDAVAERAAGVQLIYEGLRLTRHLVETEPWEHASPDTDLPADLDVLAADVLVARGFRLLAHTEAAGDAVATVQEFGRHETDRQHDRASDARTLETTVFELGVVAGATATGNDTPLDLRRYAIGLARSNSPPPLASADDLLPDTIEDVLQRVSTPRADDTAKPRSATDP
- a CDS encoding branched-chain amino acid ABC transporter permease, whose protein sequence is MALSDFLVSLLTVVGIYTLFGLGLNVKYGFTGLVDFGHVLYFMIGAYVTVVVAMPSGAADYAGIGGFALPELLSALPLGGLLGWLVAIAVAMVAAALLSLLVGVPTLRLREDYLAITALGVATILHSVVNDEEWLFNGPFGVREVYQPLSGVFPLSLGGFALNLVVFGLPSVLALGYVAYRVARYVRPISRDAALLTVAGVVLTIAGFGVTTLGGAPLVAAGAAVIAAGVYVVARGVRTAGGFGRPLALFAALVFALWYFVFPAVTDSPAAVVVNLVWLFDPTTGANGAVTYSRFVLLLTGAFVLLAYLWCERTVNSPYGRVLRAIREDEDVPEALGKPTFKYKVHSMMFGSALAAAAGGLWATHIGFIDPGQFTSSITFFAFTAVIIGGTANNKGVILGTAVFWTLRTGTRFLDDYFPAEYATQLAALRVMLIGTLLIVILYYRSEGLLGEQTYDTGIGLGGESSD
- a CDS encoding ABC transporter ATP-binding protein — protein: MSPLLELDGLDAGYGDLQVLSGVDLHVEDGEYVTIVGPNGAGKSTAMKSVFGLTTHMGGSIRFRDENVHTADTADLIDRGITYVPQSDNIFTSLTVRENLEMGVYVEDTVPENVLDEVFDHFPILEERQQQRAGTMSGGQRQMLAMGCALMADPDLLLLDEPSAGLAPDLVQEMFDRIDDINQAGTAILMVEQNAKAALRRCDRGYVLVNGENAYDGPGRTLLDDPEVRQRFLGG
- a CDS encoding ABC transporter ATP-binding protein → MTDPILSVDGVEKRFGGITALDGASFDVEPGITGLIGPNGAGKSTMFNVITGFLSPDAGTVEFRGNDITGLRPSAVAERGLVRTFQIPHELPEMTVRENLALAPRDQRGEGLFTTWTRGDGYARDERNAQRRAVEMAERFDIDHVLDTPAGELSGGQRKLLELARALLTDPDLVLLDEPLAGVNPTLENRILDHLQDLESEGYSFLFIEHDIDVIMEHCQEVIVMHQGRVLTAGDPEDVRSDDRVIDAYLGGDADDGGDGE
- a CDS encoding acyltransferase; this translates as MTKRHVSLPDDAETALRDFVGAVDDRLSTEDTYEVVEDVLVDLNGDREAYEAWQNGNTVSSIEEARLQSYDPRNATLESEYYAEKDEDAFAESKPLQWLWRQFDNTPVADNVDFALEFRQMLARHLFADAGEGLRIFKGVSMTYGHNIELGDNVVIHDDVHLDDRGELTVGDRVSLSDGAHVYTHDHDVVDQTEVTNYHTTIEDDARVTQGALVRAGVTVGENSLVGSRAVVQEDVPAHHVAVGMPARSVRVKPGFEDEAVPVEDAEDAAGDRESRRIPYTLPDDFEGFDEFQRDI
- a CDS encoding enoyl-CoA hydratase/isomerase family protein; amino-acid sequence: MLSIRDEARVRVVTLDRPERRNALTPDGLDALADAVRDAAQPVVYVHGAGSAFCAGADLDVVRDLTGDSAPDFAARGQDALNAVEDAESAVVAGVDGAARGGGVELALACDVRVATPDATFAEPGVSMGIFGAWGGTRRLPRAVGDAHALDLSLSGRTVDAETAREMGLVSRVTDTPRAVADELARNDPDALHYLKRLLREQYDRDEQDAREREAFGALLEDGL
- a CDS encoding glutathione S-transferase N-terminal domain-containing protein, translated to MLELYQSEGCPHCAKVREKLSELGVSYVTHNPRLPGGMGGDVTNETTYEELKDGGEDQIPYLVDTAREETIYESDDIVEYLDEHY
- a CDS encoding NAD+ synthase, coding for MVEDVIEPMDLRFSEAELQERREHIESFIAETVAAANADGVVLGLSGGIDSTTVGHLAVEELGADAVHGLVMPASVSSEENMSDAERVAQMLGIEYDVIEIDPVVDVLTDVYPEAEADQLAVGNARARVRGVLNYMVANHESRVVLGTGNRAEAMVGYFTKYGDQAVDCNPIGNLYKQQVRQLASALGVPDDLVEKTPTAELWEDQTDEEEMGVGYDTLDAVLALHIDGDLSTTATARNLDIDEKVVETVRDLSEASAHKRAMPPAPEPL
- a CDS encoding SdpI family protein → MQYRRQRALTLAFALAGFAASALAYPDLPARMATHWNASGGVDGTMSRFAGAFFLPALTVFVVALMLVAPRIDPRKRHYEAFRGVYEWFVAGTAGFLAYVHVLVLAWNLDYAIPIGQALAPALAGLLYACGVLLERAKPNWFVGIRTPWTLSDDTVWRETHERGALAFKLAAVLALGGLLFSDYALVFALAPTLLAAAYTVAYSFFAYRRREA
- a CDS encoding Nmad3 family putative nucleotide modification protein is translated as MRALAINVAANTNQPGFRGPIHEDGGFEYVPIPEAEPTRERVPTYGDLELDIDTPDDTPVHLDPTFAEYACCDAYTYGDPHGVKARPISDLRAGDRLYFYATLTSHGDHPDAWVTPDWGAYLVGEFTLARDPLTEKPADGEFPWNAHLAREEFDAAVLVEGSSESRLYDTAVPLSGERGIDANRVVTEYSDDSGKGPWWRRPLRFDDEGASALREWVDRDAYPPVR